TTCATCTTCGCGAAGCTCCGTAACGCCGGAAACGCCCTTTAAAAGGCTTTCGACGATTTGTTCCCTGCCGTGTCCAATGGGCGATATGGCCGAACACGCCGTGATAACAACCCTGCGTTCCGTCATTTATTTTTTCTCCGCCGGCGTCCTGCGTTTTTCGGCCAGCATTTCAATATAGTCAATAATCTGTTTCATGGTACGGATATCCATAGCCTGCTTTTTTTCTTCCTGCGTCAATTCCGAACCCAAAAATTTTTCAATTTCCAGGAGCAGTTCAATGGCATCGATACTGTCAAAACCATAAGCCTCCCGAAGATTGACATCCATCTCCGGGTTCTCAACTTCAAACTCTCTCAGAAATATGTTGCGGACTTCCTTTTCAATATCCTGACGTGTCATTAAATTTGGATGACTCCTTTAATTTTCAATCTTGATTGACGCATATCGAAATCAACCACCCCGCAGCAGGCTGCGGCAGATTAACGCTCGTCCCGCGGAAGCGGGATTCAATTTATAACGTCCAGCGCAAGCTCCGGAAGGCTTCGTCGCCGGGCC
This portion of the Deltaproteobacteria bacterium HGW-Deltaproteobacteria-6 genome encodes:
- a CDS encoding acyl carrier protein — its product is MTRQDIEKEVRNIFLREFEVENPEMDVNLREAYGFDSIDAIELLLEIEKFLGSELTQEEKKQAMDIRTMKQIIDYIEMLAEKRRTPAEKK